One window of the Paenibacillus beijingensis genome contains the following:
- a CDS encoding DMT family transporter produces MKNSMFAVLILFNTLVAGLNFPIGKMGLEFASPLLLLGLRFIAAGLLMLPFVVKRPHPHEPVRWLQIGMIGLFQSALVLGFIYLSMKTIPSSTSSILSSTNPIWFIIFSTLFLGIHYRTVQWTGAVLGFIGVVVTTQGFSFQFHIGALLALFAGMTWAMATLLTSRWGKHFDTLVMTTYQMLIGGAILLIASVFFEQPWFALDKTQLAKELFVLAWLVLMSSIGQFVSWFYILKISDPGKASAFLFLVPLFGVLSGWLILGEELHWYVWAGAASIGFGIYLINKPRQTPVSSISADLTVLPHQQ; encoded by the coding sequence ATGAAAAATTCAATGTTTGCCGTACTGATCCTGTTTAATACACTGGTTGCCGGTTTGAACTTTCCCATTGGAAAAATGGGCCTTGAATTTGCGTCTCCGTTGCTGTTATTGGGTCTTAGATTCATCGCCGCCGGACTGCTGATGCTGCCTTTTGTCGTAAAGAGACCCCATCCGCACGAACCGGTTCGCTGGCTGCAAATCGGCATGATCGGGCTATTTCAGTCGGCGCTTGTTTTGGGTTTCATTTACTTGAGCATGAAAACGATCCCGTCAAGCACCTCTTCCATTCTTAGCTCAACAAATCCGATTTGGTTTATCATCTTCAGTACCCTGTTTCTCGGGATTCATTACAGGACGGTTCAATGGACGGGTGCGGTCCTCGGGTTCATTGGGGTTGTGGTGACGACGCAAGGATTTTCTTTTCAGTTTCACATTGGTGCCTTGTTGGCGCTGTTTGCAGGTATGACATGGGCAATGGCCACTCTCCTGACCAGCCGCTGGGGAAAGCATTTCGATACTTTGGTGATGACGACCTACCAAATGCTCATCGGAGGTGCGATCCTTCTGATCGCAAGCGTCTTTTTTGAACAACCATGGTTCGCACTTGACAAAACTCAATTGGCGAAAGAATTATTCGTTCTTGCATGGCTTGTGCTGATGAGCTCGATCGGCCAATTTGTCTCCTGGTTTTATATACTGAAAATAAGCGACCCCGGAAAAGCCAGCGCCTTCTTGTTCTTAGTTCCATTGTTTGGAGTGCTGTCAGGATGGTTGATATTGGGGGAAGAACTCCATTGGTATGTGTGGGCGGGTGCAGCGAGCATCGGGTTCGGCATTTATTTGATCAATAAGCCCCGGCAGACTCCCGTCTCTTCTATTTCTGCCGATTTAACTGTCCTTCCGCACCAACAGTGA
- a CDS encoding Cfr family 23S rRNA (adenine(2503)-C(8))-methyltransferase, producing MKPTSKYETIGQILSDFKQPAYRYEQIMDAIFKQKIAEYERITILPKFLREELARTLGPHVSSVIPVKELTSQQVSKVLFAIGGGERVEAVRLTYERGWKSYCISTQCGCGFGCRFCATGTIGLKRNLTADEITDQLLHFHMNGHALDSVSFMGMGEALANPHLFDALAILTNPHLFGLGHRRITISTIGLLPGIDRLTREFPQINLTFSLHSPFDDQRSELMPINKKFPLRDVLNALDCHIRHTGRKVYIAYILLRGFNDSTEHAKAVAALLRGRGSWEHLYHVNLIPYNSTEVTPQSYLPSDPDRVKTFVRTLKINGVNVTVRTQFGSDINAACGQLYRTE from the coding sequence ATGAAACCAACCTCGAAATATGAAACGATTGGGCAGATCTTGTCCGACTTCAAGCAGCCTGCGTACCGGTATGAGCAAATTATGGACGCTATTTTTAAACAAAAAATTGCTGAATACGAACGGATCACCATACTGCCTAAATTTTTGCGGGAAGAGTTGGCCCGGACGCTGGGTCCGCACGTCTCCAGTGTTATTCCAGTAAAGGAACTCACATCGCAGCAGGTCAGCAAGGTGCTGTTTGCCATCGGGGGTGGCGAACGCGTAGAGGCCGTACGACTTACCTATGAACGGGGGTGGAAATCGTATTGTATTTCCACTCAGTGCGGCTGCGGGTTCGGGTGCCGCTTTTGCGCCACTGGTACCATCGGCTTGAAACGAAATCTGACCGCCGACGAAATTACCGACCAATTGCTTCACTTTCACATGAACGGCCACGCCTTGGACAGCGTGTCCTTCATGGGCATGGGGGAGGCGCTCGCCAACCCGCACCTTTTCGATGCGCTGGCGATTTTGACCAACCCTCATCTCTTCGGTTTAGGACATCGAAGAATTACGATTTCCACCATCGGCCTGTTGCCGGGAATCGATAGGTTGACGCGGGAGTTTCCGCAGATTAATCTAACCTTCTCGCTGCATTCGCCATTCGATGATCAACGGAGCGAACTGATGCCGATCAATAAGAAGTTTCCGCTCCGCGACGTGCTGAATGCATTGGATTGCCATATCCGGCATACGGGGAGAAAGGTGTATATCGCGTATATTCTTCTTCGAGGGTTCAACGACTCGACGGAGCATGCGAAAGCGGTTGCCGCTCTGTTGAGGGGAAGGGGATCTTGGGAACATCTCTACCACGTGAACCTAATTCCCTACAATTCGACAGAAGTGACGCCTCAAAGCTACTTGCCGTCTGACCCCGATAGGGTCAAAACGTTCGTTCGGACGTTGAAGATAAATGGTGTGAACGTTACGGTCCGAACTCAATTCGGATCGGACATTAATGCGGCATGCGGTCAGTTATACCGAACCGAATAG
- a CDS encoding sugar ABC transporter substrate-binding protein: MKKKLALLALSSVMTMSLAACGGKTDSANSGNEASNGTNQQNEAAANEELKPEEGATLVWWTLEDQKPYYEYAVQEFEKKYNIKVKVENVAYWDSVARMSTDGPAGTGADVFGLQNEGLSQAVKGGLVIPNDYFEEDTKQINRDEAIGAATYEGILYGYPWNVYTTSLYYNKDLVKDAKFDTWDDIIAFSKKFNDVKNNKFGFMFEGRQSFFDLAFMTGYGGYIFGNNETDTTDIGLNNEGSVKGLQFFQSLKEILPMKLTDMTGDVKSGLWQQGKLAINLDGSWAIGANSKLPFEVGVLPMPTLPGGENAKPLAGHTSYFVSAYSKYPNAAKLLAHFITTKEMQVKINELTGAIPAAKDVESVEGIRKDEMTQGFLKQIKNSHRVPNVPETQYVWQSLDPAVDAIWNGADVKTTLDKAAANIKSNIENQK, encoded by the coding sequence ATGAAAAAGAAACTGGCTCTTCTTGCACTTTCCAGCGTTATGACGATGTCCCTCGCCGCATGCGGCGGCAAAACGGATTCTGCCAATTCGGGCAATGAAGCAAGCAATGGAACCAATCAGCAAAACGAAGCAGCGGCGAACGAGGAACTGAAGCCGGAAGAAGGCGCTACACTGGTATGGTGGACGTTAGAAGACCAGAAACCGTACTACGAATATGCCGTGCAGGAATTTGAGAAGAAATACAATATCAAAGTGAAGGTTGAAAATGTGGCCTACTGGGATAGTGTGGCTCGTATGTCGACGGACGGACCGGCCGGAACGGGCGCCGACGTGTTCGGGCTTCAGAACGAAGGTCTTTCACAAGCCGTGAAAGGCGGCCTCGTCATTCCGAACGACTATTTTGAAGAAGATACGAAACAGATCAACCGTGACGAAGCGATCGGCGCAGCTACTTATGAAGGCATTTTGTACGGGTATCCGTGGAACGTATATACAACTTCGCTTTACTACAATAAAGATCTCGTGAAAGACGCCAAGTTTGACACTTGGGACGACATCATCGCGTTCTCGAAAAAATTCAATGACGTCAAAAATAACAAATTCGGCTTTATGTTTGAAGGAAGGCAGTCATTCTTCGATCTTGCATTTATGACAGGATATGGCGGTTATATCTTTGGCAATAACGAAACCGACACGACCGATATCGGCCTGAATAATGAAGGCTCCGTAAAAGGATTGCAGTTTTTCCAATCGCTTAAGGAAATTTTGCCGATGAAATTGACGGATATGACAGGCGACGTTAAATCAGGGCTATGGCAGCAAGGCAAATTGGCGATCAATTTGGATGGTAGCTGGGCAATTGGCGCCAACAGCAAGCTTCCGTTTGAAGTGGGCGTTCTGCCAATGCCGACATTGCCGGGCGGAGAGAACGCGAAGCCGCTTGCCGGCCACACATCGTATTTCGTCAGCGCATATTCGAAATATCCGAATGCGGCGAAGCTGCTTGCCCATTTCATCACGACAAAAGAAATGCAGGTTAAAATTAATGAATTGACCGGCGCCATCCCGGCAGCCAAAGATGTCGAATCGGTTGAAGGGATCCGCAAAGATGAAATGACGCAAGGTTTTTTGAAACAAATCAAAAACAGCCATCGCGTGCCGAACGTGCCTGAAACCCAATACGTATGGCAAAGCCTGGATCCTGCTGTAGATGCGATCTGGAACGGCGCCGATGTCAAGACAACGCTGGACAAAGCGGCCGCAAATATTAAATCGAACATCGAAAACCAAAAATAG
- a CDS encoding GNAT family N-acetyltransferase translates to MNIIREMTINDYEQMIELWNGIEGLALSDADSKENIDMYLNRNKGLSYVCEHDSKIVGTILCGHDGRRGFIYHLAVHPDYRKQKIGNKLVQISLEKLNREGIDKCHIFVIEDNRVGNGFWTSIGWEKRSGFFVYSKNT, encoded by the coding sequence ATGAATATTATCAGAGAGATGACGATTAACGATTACGAACAAATGATTGAATTGTGGAACGGCATTGAGGGGTTAGCGTTAAGTGATGCTGATTCCAAGGAAAACATTGATATGTATTTAAACAGAAACAAAGGATTAAGTTACGTATGTGAACATGACAGTAAAATTGTCGGGACGATATTGTGCGGGCATGATGGAAGACGAGGTTTCATTTACCATTTGGCTGTACATCCGGACTACAGAAAACAAAAAATTGGCAACAAACTCGTGCAAATAAGTTTAGAAAAATTAAACAGAGAAGGAATTGATAAGTGTCACATATTTGTGATTGAAGATAATAGGGTTGGAAATGGCTTTTGGACTTCGATTGGTTGGGAGAAAAGAAGCGGTTTTTTTGTGTATTCAAAAAACACCTAA
- a CDS encoding iron chaperone has translation MKDNKITYGSIDEYIATFSPEIQDILQTLRQVIKESAPGAKEKISYQMPTFELHGNLVHFAAFKNPTPSGIEEFKEELKEYHKSKGTIQFPTGKPLPYEIISRIVKYRVASNMEKAKSKKKK, from the coding sequence ATGAAAGACAACAAAATCACTTATGGGTCGATTGACGAATATATTGCAACGTTTTCTCCGGAGATTCAGGATATTCTTCAAACGTTAAGGCAAGTCATCAAAGAGTCGGCGCCGGGTGCAAAGGAGAAGATCAGCTACCAGATGCCTACATTCGAGCTCCATGGAAATTTAGTGCATTTTGCGGCTTTCAAAAATCCGACTCCGAGCGGAATCGAAGAATTCAAAGAGGAGTTAAAGGAATATCACAAATCGAAAGGGACAATACAATTCCCCACCGGTAAGCCGCTGCCATATGAAATTATAAGCCGAATCGTTAAATACAGAGTTGCAAGCAACATGGAAAAAGCTAAATCGAAAAAGAAGAAGTAA
- a CDS encoding LacI family DNA-binding transcriptional regulator, translated as MDITIKDVALKANVSIATVSRVLNQSKPVSKAVRERVLKVVGELNFNPNSVARSLIMKESKLIGVLIPGIENTYISIFVQAIEEEFFKHNYTTLLCNTKRDTDIELHYLKLLREKYVDGVVLLTSAPKPKHIEFFENNAVPVVFASHTDKQRRFSSINIDDYKAAYDATRYLIQLGHRRIAFFGGPRMYVQVIRRLEGYKQALTDHGIEYDEKLYYPLDYTIESGYESGMKLFRQNDKPTAVFCISDMVAIGAIRAADDSGLRVPEDISVMGFDDIPIAKSYLPGFTTVRQPVYELGVQAAQMLLKQIRQKEDYAPEAKILPHEIIIRGSCIKVSL; from the coding sequence ATGGATATCACGATAAAAGATGTTGCCCTTAAAGCGAATGTATCGATTGCTACTGTTTCGCGTGTACTTAATCAGAGCAAGCCTGTCAGCAAAGCTGTGCGGGAAAGAGTGCTGAAAGTTGTGGGCGAGCTCAACTTTAATCCCAATTCGGTTGCGCGCAGTCTCATTATGAAGGAAAGCAAATTAATCGGGGTTTTGATTCCAGGTATTGAAAATACGTACATTTCGATTTTTGTACAGGCTATTGAAGAGGAATTTTTCAAACACAATTATACGACGCTGCTATGCAATACGAAACGTGACACGGATATCGAGCTACATTATTTAAAATTGCTGAGGGAAAAATATGTCGATGGAGTTGTGCTGCTAACATCAGCTCCCAAACCGAAACATATCGAGTTTTTTGAGAACAACGCCGTTCCGGTTGTTTTTGCAAGCCATACCGACAAACAGAGGCGATTTTCAAGTATTAATATCGATGATTACAAGGCTGCGTACGATGCAACCCGGTATTTGATTCAATTGGGACATCGTCGAATCGCTTTTTTCGGAGGGCCTCGGATGTATGTTCAGGTCATTCGGCGCTTGGAAGGATATAAGCAGGCGCTCACCGATCACGGAATTGAGTACGATGAGAAACTGTATTATCCGCTGGACTACACCATCGAATCCGGTTATGAAAGCGGGATGAAGTTGTTCCGACAGAATGACAAGCCCACTGCCGTCTTCTGCATCAGCGATATGGTGGCCATTGGGGCGATTCGGGCGGCGGATGACAGCGGGCTGCGGGTGCCTGAAGATATTTCGGTCATGGGATTTGACGATATCCCGATAGCCAAATCGTACTTGCCGGGCTTCACGACGGTACGCCAGCCGGTCTACGAACTCGGCGTTCAGGCGGCGCAAATGCTGCTCAAGCAAATCCGGCAAAAAGAAGACTATGCTCCTGAAGCAAAAATTCTGCCGCATGAAATTATTATAAGGGGGAGTTGCATAAAAGTATCGCTTTAA
- a CDS encoding LysR family transcriptional regulator, translating into MESGDLKIFQAVVREGSITKAAAQLGYVQSNVTARIRQLEEKLQIPLFYRLNRGISLTSAGKNLAVYADRILSQLDEAFISTRYSEHPNGPLTLGATDSTAAAHLPDLLKPYLKSYPDVKLSLISGYSNDLMNKVLNYHLDAAFINDPVNHPDLQQILVLEEELVLISEPVEAEPRQLLNKPFLFFGPRCIHRERMVQWLKEENVTSTNIMEFGSLDAIIKGVSCGLGVSVQPKSSVKKLVEEGALHCYPIPEKYRKVKVCFIYRRDMFMTSAMKKFIELLEVTFSLLMR; encoded by the coding sequence TTGGAAAGCGGAGATTTGAAAATTTTTCAGGCGGTCGTCCGGGAAGGGAGCATTACGAAGGCGGCTGCTCAACTAGGATATGTGCAATCCAATGTGACAGCCCGTATCAGGCAGCTTGAAGAAAAACTGCAGATACCGCTCTTTTACCGCTTGAATCGGGGAATAAGTTTAACTTCTGCGGGAAAAAATCTGGCAGTCTATGCCGACCGGATTCTCAGCCAGTTGGATGAGGCCTTCATATCAACCCGATATTCAGAGCATCCCAATGGACCGCTCACGCTTGGTGCGACAGATTCGACGGCAGCGGCCCATCTGCCCGATCTGCTTAAGCCTTATCTCAAAAGTTATCCGGATGTAAAGCTTTCGCTGATTTCGGGTTATTCCAACGATCTGATGAACAAGGTATTGAATTACCATTTAGACGCGGCTTTTATAAACGATCCGGTGAATCATCCCGATTTGCAGCAAATACTAGTTCTCGAAGAGGAGTTGGTCTTGATTTCCGAGCCTGTTGAGGCCGAACCTCGTCAACTGTTGAACAAGCCGTTTCTGTTTTTCGGGCCTCGTTGCATTCACCGGGAAAGAATGGTGCAGTGGCTAAAAGAGGAAAATGTGACTTCGACCAATATCATGGAATTTGGAAGTCTGGATGCCATCATTAAAGGCGTATCGTGTGGTTTGGGAGTCTCTGTGCAGCCAAAATCGTCGGTCAAAAAACTGGTGGAGGAAGGCGCTCTTCATTGTTACCCAATTCCGGAAAAATACCGGAAAGTAAAAGTTTGTTTCATTTATCGCAGGGACATGTTTATGACAAGCGCTATGAAGAAGTTTATCGAGTTGTTGGAGGTAACATTTTCACTGTTAATGAGGTAA
- a CDS encoding carbohydrate ABC transporter permease yields the protein MQQLAMERSGSPNTKRYSRTAALLSVLAMGLGQLYNRQYMKGLLMLAFYGFGIYTAVTRLPHALWGIVTLGETETKLRKVGKLYKQVMGDHSIFLLIEGLITVFIMIVFVWLYVIAVKDAYHTGKLREEGGKPNTFRQTMSYVASYRFPHIVLTIPMIGVFFFTVMPIVFMILVAFTNFTRENMPPAHLIDWHGFETFRDIFRIKAWSHTFYSVTLWTFVWAVLATLTGYFGGFAVALLVQQKGIRFKSFWRTLFILPFAIPMFVSTLILRNIFNGQFGPLNQYLSLLGFDKMPWLTDPMWAKFTLVLANFWLTFPVSMLMIIGILTTIPKDMYEAADIDGASAFQKIALITFPSVMHAMAPLVIMQFVGNINNFNIVYLLTNGKPVNGDFQFAGDTDILITWLFKLSMEQGQYNFASVIGIFIFIVLSVFAIWNVRRTKAFKEEDA from the coding sequence ATGCAGCAGCTCGCCATGGAGAGAAGCGGATCGCCCAATACAAAACGTTACAGCCGGACAGCCGCCCTGCTGTCTGTGCTTGCGATGGGACTGGGCCAGCTTTATAACCGGCAATATATGAAAGGGTTACTGATGCTCGCCTTTTACGGCTTCGGGATCTATACGGCCGTTACCCGGCTGCCTCATGCGCTTTGGGGCATCGTGACGCTGGGCGAAACGGAAACGAAGCTGAGAAAGGTCGGCAAATTGTACAAGCAGGTGATGGGCGACCATTCAATCTTTTTGCTGATCGAAGGTCTGATCACCGTCTTTATTATGATCGTGTTCGTCTGGCTGTACGTCATCGCCGTTAAAGACGCCTACCATACCGGCAAGCTGCGGGAAGAAGGCGGGAAGCCGAATACGTTCCGCCAGACGATGAGCTATGTCGCTTCCTACCGCTTCCCGCATATCGTGCTGACGATTCCGATGATCGGCGTCTTTTTCTTTACGGTTATGCCGATCGTCTTTATGATTTTGGTTGCCTTTACGAACTTCACCCGGGAGAACATGCCGCCGGCGCATCTGATCGATTGGCACGGCTTCGAAACGTTCCGGGATATTTTCCGGATTAAAGCGTGGAGCCACACCTTCTACAGCGTTACCTTGTGGACGTTCGTTTGGGCCGTACTGGCGACGCTGACCGGTTATTTCGGCGGATTCGCCGTCGCGCTGCTCGTGCAGCAGAAAGGAATCCGGTTCAAATCGTTTTGGCGGACGCTTTTCATTTTGCCGTTTGCGATCCCGATGTTTGTGTCGACGCTCATCCTCCGCAACATCTTCAACGGGCAGTTCGGGCCGCTCAACCAATATTTGAGCCTGCTCGGGTTCGATAAGATGCCGTGGCTGACCGATCCGATGTGGGCGAAATTTACGCTCGTGCTGGCGAACTTCTGGTTAACCTTCCCGGTTTCGATGCTGATGATCATCGGGATCTTGACGACGATCCCGAAAGATATGTACGAAGCGGCGGACATCGACGGCGCAAGCGCCTTCCAGAAAATTGCCCTGATCACGTTCCCGTCGGTCATGCATGCGATGGCTCCGCTCGTCATTATGCAGTTTGTCGGCAACATCAACAACTTCAACATCGTTTACTTGCTGACCAACGGCAAACCGGTTAACGGGGACTTTCAGTTCGCGGGAGATACGGACATTCTGATTACGTGGCTGTTCAAGCTGTCGATGGAGCAGGGGCAGTACAACTTCGCATCGGTGATCGGAATCTTCATCTTTATCGTGCTGTCCGTCTTCGCGATCTGGAACGTGCGCCGTACGAAAGCGTTCAAAGAGGAGGATGCTTAA
- a CDS encoding radical SAM/SPASM domain-containing protein produces the protein MRTFKKVYIEITSICNLACSFCPPTERKASFIKMDDFSKRLDEIKPFTNYIYLHVKGEPLLHPKIDELLDISHEKGFKVNITTNGTLIAKNRHKLLGKPALRQMNFSLHSFDGHEGSTDREGYLREILSFVREAEEHNIIFSFRLWNLTQNNTTNLQKSRNRQTLEIVEKEFGLDYKIEEKVVPGSGVRIASRVYLNQDVEFQWPSLTAPEDEGKGFCHALRSQAAILENGTVVPCCLDGEGVINLGNINQTSFSDIVNGERANNIVEGFSRREAVEELCRRCGYRQRFGA, from the coding sequence TTGAGAACATTTAAAAAGGTTTATATCGAAATTACGAGTATTTGCAATCTCGCCTGTTCCTTTTGCCCGCCAACGGAGCGCAAGGCAAGTTTTATTAAGATGGACGACTTCTCGAAAAGGTTGGATGAGATCAAACCGTTCACCAATTATATTTATTTGCACGTCAAGGGGGAGCCGCTTCTTCACCCCAAGATCGATGAGCTGCTGGATATCAGCCACGAGAAAGGCTTTAAGGTCAATATTACAACGAATGGAACACTGATCGCGAAAAATCGGCATAAATTGCTGGGGAAGCCGGCCCTCAGACAGATGAACTTTTCACTCCACAGCTTTGACGGGCATGAGGGATCAACCGACCGCGAAGGATATTTACGGGAAATCCTCTCGTTCGTCCGTGAAGCGGAAGAGCATAATATCATTTTTTCATTTCGACTATGGAATTTGACGCAGAACAACACAACAAACCTTCAAAAAAGCAGAAATCGCCAGACTCTCGAAATCGTGGAAAAAGAATTTGGCCTTGATTACAAGATCGAAGAAAAGGTAGTGCCGGGCAGCGGAGTGAGAATCGCAAGCCGCGTCTATTTGAACCAAGATGTTGAATTCCAGTGGCCTAGTTTGACAGCGCCCGAGGATGAAGGCAAAGGCTTTTGCCATGCACTTCGCAGCCAGGCGGCAATTCTCGAGAACGGGACTGTCGTACCATGCTGTCTAGATGGGGAAGGGGTAATCAATCTGGGCAATATTAATCAGACATCGTTTTCTGACATTGTGAATGGCGAGCGGGCGAATAATATCGTCGAAGGATTTTCCCGCAGGGAGGCTGTTGAGGAATTATGCAGAAGATGCGGGTATCGCCAGCGGTTTGGAGCGTAA
- a CDS encoding sugar ABC transporter permease, with amino-acid sequence MTRKAKTTLWLSFSYVLLAIIGVFCVYPALWVTMSSLRVGDALYSDTIIPSALTLEHYTNLFDKYLFAGWYVNTLKISVASMIIGTVLTLLTGYAFSMFRFAGRKNLMSLLLVLGLFPGFMSMIAIYILLNQMNLLNTHLAIIIVYAAGAPLFFLFSKSYFDTIPKSLVEAARIDGAGHLTIFFRIIMPLSTPLIVFTSLMTFTGAFTDFIFAKLVLRTPEKKTLAVGLFDMITDPFSTEFTTFAAGCVLVAVPITVLFILMQRFLVDGLTAGAEKG; translated from the coding sequence ATGACACGCAAAGCCAAAACGACGCTGTGGCTATCATTCAGTTACGTGCTGCTCGCGATCATCGGAGTCTTCTGCGTTTACCCTGCGCTGTGGGTGACGATGTCGTCGCTGCGCGTCGGAGACGCGCTCTACAGCGATACGATCATTCCGTCCGCCTTGACGCTGGAGCACTACACGAACCTGTTCGACAAATATCTGTTCGCCGGGTGGTACGTCAACACGCTGAAAATTTCGGTCGCCAGCATGATCATCGGGACGGTTCTGACGCTGCTGACCGGATACGCCTTCTCGATGTTCCGCTTTGCCGGCCGCAAAAATCTGATGAGCCTGCTGCTCGTGCTCGGCCTCTTTCCCGGCTTTATGAGCATGATCGCCATCTATATTTTGCTCAACCAAATGAACCTGCTCAATACGCATTTGGCGATCATTATCGTCTATGCCGCCGGGGCGCCGCTGTTTTTCCTGTTCTCGAAGAGCTACTTCGACACGATTCCGAAAAGCCTGGTCGAGGCGGCGCGCATTGACGGAGCGGGGCATCTGACCATTTTCTTCCGGATCATTATGCCGCTGTCGACGCCGCTGATCGTGTTCACGTCGCTCATGACGTTTACCGGCGCGTTCACCGACTTTATTTTCGCCAAGCTGGTGCTGCGCACGCCGGAGAAAAAGACGCTCGCCGTCGGACTGTTCGATATGATCACCGACCCGTTCTCGACCGAGTTCACCACCTTTGCCGCCGGCTGCGTGCTCGTCGCGGTTCCGATCACCGTTTTGTTCAT